In Phycisphaerae bacterium, a genomic segment contains:
- a CDS encoding sulfotransferase: MSVLRVDRPVFIVGSASSGTTLLGVMLDRHAQFACGPEVYAFDKRQLYAPWPHVQRNIGRWLRRGLLSDGQIDTPDFFHSRDAYFCDAEMLVRLAQEATGLRGFFDAFFTNYLQKRGKSRWVEKTGSNGYYLGHILELYPDARVIHLVRDGRDVVCSLLKRDPRPYHAVSHWLYNVSAAIAWRDHPAYLEVKYEALAVQPQATLERICQHLDVAFEPQMLAASQDDYWKNCAPVSIHATWSNSPLSGGVSAQSIGRYKTELTPAVEALFWRLRLSHWGRRRLHVAHRGVAELMRLLGYVDRTPAHVHHVPLNLCAAGLRQFWGRLRAHWRRNHQLWLPLTRIALG, from the coding sequence ATGAGCGTCCTGCGCGTCGATCGGCCGGTCTTCATCGTCGGCTCCGCCAGTTCGGGGACCACGCTGCTGGGCGTGATGCTGGACCGGCACGCGCAGTTCGCCTGCGGTCCGGAGGTCTACGCGTTCGACAAGCGGCAGTTGTACGCGCCGTGGCCCCACGTGCAGCGGAACATCGGCCGCTGGCTGCGCCGTGGGCTGCTCTCCGACGGCCAGATCGACACGCCGGATTTCTTCCACAGCCGGGACGCCTATTTCTGCGACGCCGAGATGCTGGTCCGCCTGGCGCAGGAGGCCACGGGCCTGCGCGGTTTCTTTGACGCGTTCTTCACGAACTATTTGCAGAAGCGGGGCAAGTCGCGCTGGGTCGAGAAGACCGGCTCGAACGGTTATTACCTGGGCCACATCCTCGAACTGTACCCTGACGCCCGCGTCATCCACCTGGTCCGCGACGGCCGCGACGTCGTCTGCTCGCTGCTCAAGCGCGACCCGCGCCCCTACCACGCCGTCAGCCACTGGCTCTACAACGTGTCGGCGGCGATCGCGTGGCGCGACCATCCGGCGTACCTGGAAGTGAAATACGAGGCCCTCGCTGTGCAGCCGCAGGCCACGCTCGAGCGCATTTGCCAGCACCTGGACGTCGCGTTCGAGCCGCAGATGCTCGCCGCGTCGCAGGATGATTACTGGAAAAACTGCGCGCCCGTCAGCATCCACGCCACCTGGAGCAACAGCCCGCTCAGCGGCGGCGTGTCGGCCCAGTCCATCGGGCGCTACAAGACCGAACTCACACCCGCGGTCGAGGCCCTGTTCTGGCGCCTGCGCCTCTCACACTGGGGCCGGCGCCGCCTGCATGTGGCTCATCGCGGCGTCGCGGAGCTGATGCGGCTGCTGGGCTACGTCGACCGGACGCCGGCCCACGTACATCACGTGCCGCTGAACCTCTGCGCCGCGGGCCTGCGGCAATTCTGGGGACGGCTGCGTGCGCATTGGCGCCGCAACCACCAGCTCTGGCTGCCTTTGACGCGCATCGCGCTTGGCTGA
- a CDS encoding FkbM family methyltransferase, giving the protein MNLPSGSTAAARAEGLSVPSTAAWRARYWQLRGRGRKALRALVMARRLAQLRRRALAAERYRPGCLTLDGCRVHYDDLLSLYMEYKHIFAWGIYDFQPTGPRPRVLDCGSHVGLSVLRFKRIAPDCRVTAFEPDATVLELLTRNIQENRLTDVEVVPAALAGVGGTARFVADGADGGALAHGDYAPPSAAVVPTVRLADYLGEPVDLLKMNIEGAEWDVLQAAADRLQNVRQMVIEYHGFPECGQKLHAILRLLDECGFRYLLNHFDYETNGQVAPPFRVGATTRFFQLIAATRLWERRSARVAAPAAPRVTESVATPEPASRVFGLDRGMPIDRHYIDAFLHAQRVDVHGRVLEVGGNEYTRRFGGTRVAVRDVLNLHDSPGTTVVADLTHADHVADDTYDCFILTQTLPFIFDVPAALRHAWRILKPGGVLLLTVPGISQRSRYDAERWGDYWRFTPQSVRRLLARCFDAADVTVRNYGNVRSATALLDGRAAQELTPGELDSVDDDYPVLIAARAVKRVTVDD; this is encoded by the coding sequence ATGAACTTGCCATCGGGTTCGACCGCCGCGGCCCGAGCCGAGGGTCTGTCTGTGCCCTCGACGGCCGCCTGGCGGGCGCGATATTGGCAATTGCGCGGGCGCGGGCGCAAGGCGCTGCGCGCGCTGGTAATGGCGCGCCGCCTGGCGCAGTTGCGCCGCCGGGCGCTGGCGGCCGAGCGCTACCGGCCGGGCTGCCTGACCCTGGACGGCTGCCGCGTGCACTACGACGACCTGTTGTCGCTGTACATGGAATACAAGCACATCTTCGCGTGGGGCATCTACGACTTTCAGCCGACGGGGCCCCGGCCGCGCGTGCTCGATTGCGGCAGCCACGTCGGCCTGAGCGTGCTGCGCTTCAAGCGGATCGCCCCGGATTGCCGAGTGACCGCCTTCGAGCCGGACGCAACCGTGCTGGAGCTGCTCACCCGGAACATCCAGGAGAACCGGCTGACGGACGTGGAGGTCGTGCCGGCGGCGCTGGCCGGCGTGGGCGGCACGGCCCGGTTCGTCGCCGACGGCGCGGACGGTGGAGCGCTCGCGCACGGCGACTATGCACCGCCCTCGGCCGCGGTCGTGCCGACAGTGCGGCTGGCGGACTACCTGGGTGAGCCGGTCGACCTGCTGAAGATGAACATCGAGGGGGCGGAGTGGGACGTGCTGCAGGCCGCCGCCGACCGCCTGCAAAACGTCCGCCAAATGGTCATCGAGTACCACGGATTTCCGGAGTGCGGGCAAAAACTGCACGCCATCCTGCGCCTGCTGGATGAGTGTGGGTTCCGATACCTGCTCAACCATTTCGACTATGAAACGAACGGCCAGGTGGCGCCGCCGTTCCGGGTGGGCGCAACAACGCGGTTCTTCCAGCTCATCGCGGCGACGCGGCTGTGGGAGCGACGATCAGCGCGCGTGGCCGCGCCCGCCGCGCCACGCGTGACGGAGAGCGTCGCAACGCCGGAGCCGGCGAGTCGCGTGTTCGGCCTCGACCGCGGAATGCCGATCGACCGGCACTACATCGACGCGTTCTTGCATGCGCAGCGTGTAGACGTACATGGCCGGGTGCTCGAAGTGGGCGGCAACGAGTACACGCGCCGGTTTGGGGGGACGCGCGTCGCTGTGCGCGACGTGCTGAACCTGCATGATTCGCCAGGCACGACGGTCGTGGCAGACCTGACCCATGCCGACCACGTCGCGGACGACACCTACGATTGCTTCATCCTGACGCAGACGCTGCCGTTTATCTTCGACGTGCCGGCGGCGCTGCGCCACGCGTGGCGGATTCTCAAGCCCGGGGGCGTCCTGCTGCTGACCGTACCGGGCATCAGCCAGCGTTCGCGCTACGACGCCGAGCGCTGGGGCGACTATTGGCGGTTCACGCCGCAATCGGTGCGGCGGCTGCTGGCCCGGTGTTTCGACGCGGCGGATGTGACGGTGCGCAACTACGGCAATGTGCGGTCGGCGACGGCCCTGCTTGACGGTCGCGCGGCCCAGGAGCTGACGCCGGGCGAACTGGACTCGGTTGACGACGATTACCCCGTGCTTATCGCGGCGCGGGCGGTGAAGCGGGTGACGGTGGATGACTGA
- a CDS encoding polysaccharide deacetylase family protein, producing the protein MTPAPDKDLMASLPEKMRAALRRRVAPPTIVLLYHRVLPTVGRDVNELVTSVDHFAAHLKWLAENTRPLRPREFLKAACQTTRSTLNLDGKPRAVITFDDGYADNFHHALPVLVDAGFSAAVFAVTGAISTGAPFWWDALETIVFDGKPDGDAWRMPDGTVVAHGADRAATYRTMHAVLKPMAEETRANVLTDLAWQGGVAPPAADEDSRPMSWEELRAWAAAGMTVGAHTRSHAPLAGLAPDALRDELMLSKRDLEKHLGIPVEMLAYPYGGRNDVGAQGEEAARAAGFRCAFANRIGNARWARSPFAVPRCLVRNWSVDQFRARFQGWCDE; encoded by the coding sequence ATGACGCCTGCGCCGGACAAAGACCTGATGGCCTCGTTGCCGGAAAAGATGCGCGCGGCGCTGCGCCGGCGCGTGGCCCCGCCGACGATCGTGCTGCTGTATCACCGCGTGCTGCCGACGGTCGGCCGCGACGTGAACGAGCTGGTGACGAGCGTGGACCATTTTGCCGCGCACCTGAAATGGCTGGCGGAGAACACGCGCCCGCTGCGGCCGCGCGAGTTTCTGAAGGCGGCGTGCCAGACGACGCGCTCCACGCTGAACCTCGACGGCAAGCCGCGCGCGGTCATCACCTTTGACGACGGCTACGCGGACAATTTCCACCACGCGCTGCCGGTGCTGGTGGACGCCGGCTTCAGCGCGGCGGTCTTCGCCGTTACCGGGGCGATCAGCACGGGCGCGCCATTCTGGTGGGATGCGCTCGAGACGATCGTCTTTGACGGCAAACCCGACGGCGATGCCTGGCGGATGCCCGACGGCACGGTGGTCGCGCACGGGGCAGACCGCGCCGCGACGTACCGCACCATGCACGCGGTGCTCAAGCCGATGGCGGAGGAAACGCGGGCCAACGTACTGACGGACCTGGCGTGGCAGGGCGGAGTGGCACCGCCCGCGGCCGACGAGGACTCGCGGCCGATGAGCTGGGAAGAACTGCGCGCGTGGGCGGCGGCCGGCATGACGGTCGGGGCGCACACGCGCTCGCACGCGCCGCTGGCGGGTCTGGCGCCGGATGCACTGCGCGACGAGTTGATGCTCAGCAAACGCGACCTCGAGAAACACCTGGGTATTCCGGTGGAGATGCTGGCGTATCCCTACGGCGGACGGAACGACGTGGGGGCGCAGGGCGAGGAGGCGGCCCGCGCGGCCGGCTTCCGCTGCGCATTCGCGAACCGCATCGGCAACGCGCGCTGGGCGCGCAGCCCGTTCGCGGTGCCGCGCTGCCTGGTGCGCAACTGGTCGGTGGACCAATTCCGCGCGCGCTTCCAGGGCTGGTGCGACGAATGA
- a CDS encoding ABC transporter ATP-binding protein, translated as MSQPAIVIENLAKRYKIGRPAPPARTWTAALAAAFQSHLRRLRLLSETGSEDEFIWALRDVSFSVQPGEVVGIIGRNGSGKSTLLKILSRVVCPTSGRATIRGRVGSLLEVGTGFHPELTGRENIYLNGAILGMTRAEIRRKFDEIVAFSEVERFLDTPVKRYSSGMYVRLAFAVAAHLDPEILIVDEVLAVGDAGFQQKCLGKMGTVAKQGRTVLFVSHNTLAIEALCQRAVMLNAGRIVDIGPAAQVVAGYMSSLLAQSRGALDAGRTRHIRAVRMMTPDGRASDAFPIGADIVFELDLFHEPVLEHPRVGIGIHNAAGQRLVTIHTDIQQNSRWAVEGRRTIRAVWHNARLAPYRYRVDVALWGRTSDVETLTDCRTLTILPRDVYGTGALPDPNSQGYVVPDARWDLNPEPLPNAEPHPTMEPATAG; from the coding sequence ATGAGTCAGCCGGCGATCGTCATCGAGAACCTCGCGAAGCGCTACAAGATCGGCCGCCCCGCGCCGCCGGCCCGCACCTGGACGGCAGCCCTTGCGGCGGCCTTTCAGTCGCACCTGCGCCGCCTGCGCCTGCTCAGCGAGACCGGCAGTGAGGACGAGTTCATCTGGGCGTTGCGCGATGTAAGTTTCAGCGTCCAGCCCGGCGAGGTGGTCGGCATCATCGGCCGCAACGGCTCCGGCAAGAGCACGCTGCTGAAGATTCTCTCCCGCGTGGTCTGCCCGACCAGCGGCCGGGCCACCATCCGCGGCCGCGTCGGCAGCCTGCTCGAGGTCGGCACCGGCTTTCACCCCGAGCTTACCGGCCGCGAAAACATCTACCTGAACGGCGCTATCCTCGGCATGACCCGCGCCGAAATCCGCCGCAAGTTCGACGAGATCGTCGCGTTCTCCGAGGTCGAGCGCTTCCTCGATACGCCGGTGAAACGCTACTCCAGCGGCATGTACGTCCGGCTGGCCTTTGCGGTCGCCGCGCACCTCGACCCGGAAATCCTGATCGTGGACGAAGTGCTTGCCGTGGGCGACGCCGGCTTCCAGCAGAAGTGCCTCGGCAAGATGGGCACGGTCGCGAAGCAGGGCCGCACGGTCCTGTTCGTAAGCCACAATACGCTGGCCATTGAGGCGCTGTGCCAGCGTGCCGTTATGCTCAACGCTGGGCGGATCGTGGACATCGGACCCGCCGCGCAGGTCGTCGCCGGCTACATGTCGAGCCTGCTCGCCCAGTCGCGCGGTGCCCTCGACGCCGGCCGGACCCGCCACATTCGCGCCGTGCGGATGATGACCCCCGACGGCCGCGCCAGTGACGCCTTTCCGATCGGCGCGGACATCGTGTTCGAGTTGGACCTGTTCCACGAGCCCGTGCTCGAACACCCGCGCGTCGGCATCGGTATCCACAACGCCGCCGGCCAGCGTCTGGTTACCATTCACACCGACATACAGCAGAACTCTCGCTGGGCGGTGGAAGGACGGCGCACGATCCGGGCCGTCTGGCACAATGCGCGCCTCGCGCCGTACCGCTATCGCGTGGACGTGGCGCTGTGGGGCCGCACCAGCGACGTCGAGACGCTGACCGACTGCCGCACGCTGACGATCCTGCCGCGCGACGTCTACGGCACGGGCGCGCTGCCGGACCCGAACAGCCAGGGCTACGTCGTCCCCGACGCCCGCTGGGACCTGAATCCGGAGCCGCTACCCAACGCCGAACCGCACCCGACGATGGAGCCCGCCACCGCGGGATGA
- a CDS encoding glycosyltransferase, with product MRHPALPDDRLHVLMVNTHQTGGGAGRVGELLAEGLRRAGDDVRAFVRASVTGHPCQCAAGSWRETRAAAWLARQGFTDLGHVSSFCWRSRPDFAAADVVHLHNLHGDFVSLAALPLWGWQKPLVWTLHDCWPLTGGCAAPATCTRWRRVCGRCPQTGVYPVSGVDRTGIYRRVKPWLWRWARPRVVTPSHWLGRRVAEIPALQSLPRRVIRPPIDCDTFAPRSDRAELRRRLGLTPERPTVVLAGNNWSDALKGGPDGIVALRGAAAAVPDLQVLAIGRGSAALLAATRLTGRALAFQHGRQPLAAAYACADVCLFPSRAENYPLTVLEALACETPVVAYDVGGVPEQIEHSQTGYLAHDGQPAELAAGLVCLLRAPNNLRAMGRRGRAFVLRTSSIPAVVAEYRDEYRRAIASWCRRRGRSVSRSSVGWWGQRLARVLGWEATERESPAGMPAHRECAMVEVS from the coding sequence ATGAGGCACCCCGCGTTGCCCGATGACCGGCTCCACGTGCTGATGGTGAACACCCACCAGACCGGGGGCGGCGCCGGACGTGTCGGCGAGCTGCTGGCCGAGGGCCTGCGGCGGGCCGGCGACGACGTGCGGGCGTTCGTGCGGGCGTCCGTCACCGGGCACCCGTGTCAGTGTGCGGCCGGATCGTGGCGCGAGACGCGTGCGGCGGCGTGGCTGGCGCGCCAGGGCTTCACGGACCTGGGACACGTCAGCTCCTTTTGCTGGCGAAGCCGCCCTGACTTTGCGGCGGCGGACGTGGTTCACCTGCACAACCTGCATGGCGACTTCGTGTCGCTCGCGGCGCTGCCGCTCTGGGGCTGGCAGAAGCCGCTGGTCTGGACGCTGCACGACTGCTGGCCGCTGACGGGCGGCTGCGCGGCGCCGGCGACGTGCACCCGCTGGCGGCGTGTGTGCGGGCGCTGCCCGCAGACGGGCGTGTACCCGGTGAGCGGCGTGGACCGCACCGGCATCTATCGTCGGGTCAAGCCGTGGCTCTGGCGCTGGGCGCGGCCGCGGGTTGTCACGCCTTCACACTGGCTCGGGCGACGTGTCGCGGAAATCCCGGCGTTGCAGTCGTTGCCGCGCCGCGTCATCCGGCCGCCGATCGACTGTGATACGTTTGCGCCGCGTTCCGACCGCGCGGAATTGCGTCGTCGGCTCGGCCTGACACCGGAGCGGCCTACGGTCGTGCTCGCCGGCAACAACTGGAGCGACGCGCTCAAGGGCGGCCCGGACGGCATTGTAGCGCTGCGGGGGGCGGCGGCGGCCGTGCCCGATCTGCAGGTGCTGGCGATTGGCCGGGGCAGCGCGGCACTGCTAGCCGCGACGCGTCTGACGGGGCGCGCCCTGGCGTTCCAGCACGGGCGGCAACCGCTGGCGGCCGCATACGCCTGTGCCGACGTCTGCCTGTTCCCGTCGCGCGCGGAGAACTACCCGCTGACGGTGCTGGAAGCGCTGGCCTGCGAGACGCCGGTGGTGGCGTACGACGTGGGCGGCGTGCCGGAGCAGATCGAGCATTCGCAGACCGGATACCTCGCGCATGATGGGCAGCCGGCGGAACTTGCCGCGGGGTTGGTATGCCTGCTGCGCGCACCGAACAACCTGCGGGCGATGGGCCGCCGGGGGCGCGCATTCGTGCTGCGCACGTCGTCGATTCCGGCGGTAGTGGCCGAGTATCGCGACGAATACCGCCGGGCGATCGCGTCGTGGTGCCGGCGACGCGGCCGGAGCGTGTCCCGCAGCAGTGTTGGGTGGTGGGGACAGCGTTTGGCTCGGGTGTTGGGCTGGGAAGCGACTGAACGTGAATCGCCAGCCGGGATGCCGGCGCACCGCGAGTGCGCGATGGTCGAGGTGTCGTGA
- a CDS encoding class I SAM-dependent methyltransferase: MDVRTRTHVITDRQTGGQQLVIDGFHLSAAEHVAALVARWRYPPGRFERYLPRWNGITGWLPPSQGARLFDLARNTDAAGDVVEIGSAFGRSTVCLALGTRMRGAGRVYAVDPHTGGIGLVEEYGALAAAFSSLRAFMQNIARFKLDDVVVPLTVTSQAAAASWPGTPIRLLFIDGWHDYDACRHDILRWGRWVTPGGVIAIHDYDWPEVKRAVDDSVQELGGFGPVETPDPNLALARREAAP; encoded by the coding sequence ATGGACGTCCGCACGCGCACGCACGTCATCACGGATCGCCAGACCGGCGGGCAGCAACTCGTCATTGACGGCTTTCACCTTTCCGCCGCCGAGCACGTCGCCGCCCTCGTCGCCCGCTGGCGCTACCCGCCCGGGCGCTTCGAGCGCTATCTGCCGCGCTGGAACGGGATCACCGGCTGGCTGCCACCGTCTCAGGGGGCGCGCCTATTTGACCTCGCGCGCAACACCGACGCCGCTGGCGACGTAGTCGAAATCGGCAGCGCCTTCGGCCGCAGCACTGTCTGCCTGGCGCTGGGCACGCGGATGCGCGGCGCCGGTCGCGTGTACGCCGTCGATCCGCACACGGGCGGCATCGGCCTGGTCGAGGAATATGGCGCCCTCGCCGCGGCGTTCTCGTCGCTCCGGGCGTTCATGCAGAACATCGCCCGCTTCAAGCTGGACGACGTCGTCGTCCCGCTCACCGTCACCAGTCAGGCGGCCGCCGCCAGTTGGCCCGGCACGCCGATCCGGCTGCTCTTCATCGACGGCTGGCACGACTACGACGCCTGCCGACACGACATTCTGAGGTGGGGCCGCTGGGTCACGCCCGGCGGGGTGATCGCGATTCACGATTACGACTGGCCCGAGGTCAAGCGGGCCGTGGACGACAGCGTGCAAGAGCTGGGCGGTTTCGGCCCGGTCGAGACACCCGACCCGAACCTGGCGCTGGCCCGCCGCGAGGCCGCCCCATGA
- a CDS encoding class I SAM-dependent methyltransferase, producing MTEVLAPAWDVAATRLDEYPVATERMRYAVGIQPLLRLPRTAAILEAGCGSGRVLRTLAALGFTRLTGLEISAQRLEYVRARGPYNAELVCGADVPFEDARFDAVISTGVIEHVENPRAWLRDLARVVRPGGVVSLTSDTYMWRWLQHLGLYQTIQPLDRAIWPPTLIRWARAAGLRLEAYGGFCNTPDQRRFFLKQLARLRPGWRRLRWYLSRGDAVPRGPADETVAIREAFDLLPRHVRYGLWASVWSYESFYWFNTEGAAR from the coding sequence ATGACTGAAGTGCTGGCGCCAGCCTGGGATGTGGCGGCAACGCGGCTCGACGAGTATCCGGTCGCGACCGAGCGCATGCGCTACGCCGTCGGGATTCAGCCGCTGCTGCGTCTGCCGCGGACGGCGGCGATCCTGGAAGCCGGCTGCGGCAGCGGGCGGGTGCTGCGCACGCTGGCGGCGCTGGGCTTCACGCGTCTCACGGGCTTGGAGATCAGCGCGCAACGCCTGGAGTACGTCCGGGCGCGCGGCCCGTACAACGCGGAACTGGTGTGCGGTGCGGACGTCCCGTTCGAGGACGCGCGGTTTGACGCCGTGATTTCGACCGGCGTGATCGAGCATGTGGAGAACCCGCGCGCCTGGCTGCGTGACCTGGCGCGCGTGGTGCGCCCCGGCGGCGTGGTGTCGCTAACCTCCGACACGTATATGTGGCGCTGGCTGCAGCACCTCGGGCTCTACCAGACGATTCAACCGCTCGACCGGGCGATCTGGCCGCCGACGCTCATTCGCTGGGCCCGGGCCGCGGGGCTGCGTTTGGAGGCCTACGGCGGTTTCTGCAACACGCCGGACCAGCGCAGGTTCTTCCTGAAACAACTGGCGCGCCTGCGGCCGGGGTGGAGGCGGCTGCGCTGGTATTTGTCGCGTGGCGACGCGGTGCCGCGCGGGCCGGCCGACGAGACCGTCGCCATTCGGGAGGCGTTCGACCTGCTGCCGCGGCACGTGCGCTACGGCCTGTGGGCGAGCGTGTGGTCGTATGAGAGTTTCTACTGGTTCAACACAGAGGGAGCCGCGCGATGA
- a CDS encoding B12-binding domain-containing radical SAM protein, translated as MARVLFVFSIDGHRRFDRRPLSAAAVQLGISYISALLKAHGHETRLVVLESRRGAAEFPLVTERLRAFEPTLVCHTAVATQYPFIVRVAEHVRALRPNLPQLIGGVHVSLNPEQALRDGFDAVCVGEGEHPTLELAAALDAGLVPTGIANLWLRRGGDVQRNATRPFVRPLDSLPPPDRRMWDEWLDHSRPPVHTVLLGRGCPYQCAYCCNHALKKLAAGPYVRMRTPEAVVREIESLAAPSDAAQSMYLEVETFMLDSDWTESFCDRLAAFNARRRRPIRFGANVRVTPHIEVERFFAAFAQANIQSVNIGLESGSERIRRDVLRRYYSNDDVLRTVRAARTHGMQVALYNLIGLPGETWRDFLETARMNRLCRPDAHRTSIFYPYPGTALHGVCREQGLLGAGLPTDRERKQAALDLPGFPRRRIQECHDYFDVYVAHANPMWCRLHVLWRRCTEWVDRHTRGLPGYWRVRRGIAAGQRLVRGGVRATVDAVASHVRTPRELGG; from the coding sequence ATGGCGCGCGTTCTGTTTGTGTTCTCGATTGACGGACACCGGCGGTTTGATCGCCGGCCACTCTCGGCCGCCGCCGTGCAGCTCGGCATTTCGTACATCTCCGCGCTGCTGAAAGCGCACGGGCACGAGACGCGCCTGGTCGTGCTGGAGAGTCGCCGCGGCGCGGCCGAGTTCCCACTCGTCACGGAGCGGCTGCGCGCGTTCGAGCCTACGCTCGTGTGCCACACCGCGGTCGCGACGCAGTACCCGTTCATCGTCCGCGTGGCGGAGCACGTGCGTGCGCTGCGGCCGAATCTGCCGCAATTGATCGGCGGCGTCCACGTGTCGCTGAATCCGGAGCAGGCGCTGCGCGACGGTTTCGACGCGGTGTGCGTCGGCGAAGGCGAGCACCCGACCCTGGAACTGGCCGCCGCCCTCGACGCCGGGCTGGTGCCGACCGGCATCGCGAACCTCTGGCTGCGACGCGGCGGCGACGTGCAGCGCAACGCGACGCGCCCGTTCGTGCGACCGCTCGATTCACTGCCCCCGCCGGATCGTCGCATGTGGGACGAGTGGCTGGACCACTCCAGGCCGCCGGTGCACACGGTGCTGCTCGGCCGCGGCTGCCCATACCAGTGTGCGTACTGCTGCAATCACGCGCTGAAAAAGCTCGCGGCGGGGCCGTATGTGCGGATGCGGACGCCGGAGGCCGTGGTGCGCGAGATCGAATCGCTCGCGGCGCCGTCCGACGCCGCGCAGAGCATGTACCTCGAGGTCGAGACGTTCATGCTCGATTCGGACTGGACCGAGAGCTTCTGCGACCGGCTGGCGGCGTTCAACGCCCGGCGCCGGCGGCCAATCCGGTTTGGCGCGAACGTGCGCGTGACGCCCCATATTGAAGTTGAACGGTTCTTCGCGGCGTTCGCGCAGGCGAACATCCAGTCGGTGAATATCGGCCTGGAGTCCGGCAGCGAGCGCATTCGGCGCGACGTACTGCGGCGCTACTACAGCAACGACGACGTGCTGCGGACGGTGCGGGCGGCACGGACCCACGGCATGCAGGTGGCGCTGTACAACCTGATCGGGCTGCCGGGCGAGACCTGGCGGGATTTCCTCGAGACAGCCCGCATGAACCGTCTGTGCCGGCCCGATGCGCACCGCACGTCGATCTTCTATCCCTATCCCGGCACCGCGTTGCACGGCGTGTGCCGGGAGCAGGGATTGCTCGGGGCGGGGCTGCCGACGGATCGCGAGCGCAAGCAGGCGGCACTGGATTTGCCCGGTTTCCCCCGCCGGCGGATCCAGGAGTGCCACGACTACTTTGACGTCTACGTGGCGCATGCCAACCCGATGTGGTGTCGGCTCCACGTTCTGTGGCGGCGCTGCACGGAGTGGGTCGACCGGCACACGCGCGGCCTGCCCGGGTACTGGCGCGTGCGGCGCGGCATCGCCGCCGGGCAGCGGCTGGTACGCGGTGGTGTGCGGGCGACGGTGGATGCGGTGGCGTCCCATGTGCGGACGCCGCGGGAGCTGGGCGGATGA